One genomic region from Paramicrobacterium agarici encodes:
- a CDS encoding isoprenyl transferase, with translation MKNTTEPIGRGLLYNLYQKRLRRALTPEMMPHHVGMIIDGNRRWAKQLGYETAAHGHRAGAAKMREFLTWCDDLGIEVVTLYLLSSDNLAHRASDEIDALIEIIADLADDVSRFRDWRIKHVGNSGCLPEQLTQVLEAAERRTDGKNGLHINLAVGYGGRTEIVDAMREIVREHELEGRSLEELADMLTPDMIGEHLYTGGQPDPDLVIRTSGEQRLSDFMLWQSAHSEFYFVEALGPDLREVDFLRAIRDYVGRSRRFGG, from the coding sequence GTGAAGAACACCACGGAACCGATCGGGCGCGGGCTGCTCTACAACCTGTACCAGAAGCGCCTCCGTCGCGCCCTGACGCCCGAAATGATGCCGCATCACGTGGGAATGATCATCGACGGCAACAGGCGCTGGGCAAAGCAGCTCGGGTACGAGACGGCTGCTCACGGGCATCGAGCCGGCGCCGCGAAGATGCGCGAGTTTCTCACCTGGTGCGACGACCTCGGCATCGAAGTCGTGACGCTGTATCTGCTCTCGAGCGACAACCTGGCGCACCGTGCGAGCGACGAGATCGACGCCCTGATAGAGATCATCGCCGATCTCGCAGACGACGTCTCTCGGTTTCGCGACTGGCGCATCAAGCACGTCGGAAACTCGGGGTGCCTTCCCGAGCAGCTCACGCAGGTGCTTGAGGCCGCAGAGCGCCGCACGGACGGCAAGAACGGCCTGCACATCAACCTCGCCGTCGGCTACGGCGGGCGCACTGAGATCGTCGACGCCATGCGGGAGATCGTGCGTGAGCACGAGCTCGAGGGGCGAAGCCTCGAAGAGCTGGCCGACATGCTCACTCCCGACATGATCGGCGAGCACCTGTACACGGGCGGTCAGCCTGATCCTGATCTCGTGATCCGCACCTCGGGGGAGCAGCGCCTCTCGGACTTCATGCTGTGGCAGAGCGCGCACAGCGAGTTCTACTTCGTCGAGGCGCTCGGGCCCGACCTGCGCGAGGTCGACTTTCTCAGAGCGATTCGCGACTACGTCGGCAGAAGCCGCCGGTTCGGAGGCTGA
- a CDS encoding PhoH family protein — protein sequence MTPSTERQSDPQSADTSSVIQTERTYVLDTSVLLSDPRALFRFAEHAVVIPVVVVGELEKKRHDPEIGYFARQALRLLDDLRVKNGRLDFAVPVGAGGSLRVELNHSNMTVLPSGLQLGDNDSRILAVAQNLANDGLDVTVVSKDLPMRVKASSIGLAAEEYRAELAVDESWTGLAQVHVGADDMSALYETERLPGTHADGLPVNTGLVIHSERGSALGRIASDGSAKLVNGDREVFGLRGRSAEQRIAIDLLLDPSVGIVSLGGRAGTGKSALALCAGLEAVLERQMHRKIMVFRPLYAVGGQELGYLPGDQGDKMNPWGQAVYDTLGSVVSQNVVDEVIERGLIEVLPLTHIRGRSLHDAFVIVDEAQSLERNVLLTVLSRIGQNSRVVLTHDVAQRDNLRVGRHDGVASVIETLKGQSLFGHVTLTRSERSAIAALVTELLEGTEIA from the coding sequence ATGACACCGTCGACAGAAAGGCAATCGGATCCTCAATCCGCCGACACTTCTTCGGTGATCCAGACGGAGCGCACGTACGTGCTCGACACGTCTGTTCTGCTGTCTGACCCACGAGCGCTGTTCCGGTTCGCGGAGCACGCTGTTGTGATTCCCGTCGTCGTAGTGGGGGAGCTCGAGAAGAAGCGTCACGATCCCGAGATCGGATACTTCGCCCGACAAGCCCTGCGCCTGCTTGACGACCTGCGCGTCAAGAACGGCAGACTCGACTTCGCGGTGCCCGTCGGCGCGGGCGGAAGCCTGCGCGTCGAGCTCAATCACAGCAACATGACGGTGCTGCCGAGCGGCCTGCAACTCGGCGACAACGACTCGCGAATCCTTGCCGTTGCGCAGAACCTCGCAAACGACGGGCTCGATGTCACCGTCGTGTCGAAAGATCTGCCGATGCGCGTGAAAGCATCGTCTATTGGGCTCGCTGCCGAGGAATATCGCGCGGAGCTAGCCGTCGATGAAAGCTGGACGGGCCTTGCGCAGGTTCACGTGGGAGCAGACGACATGTCTGCGCTCTACGAGACCGAACGACTCCCCGGCACGCACGCGGACGGGCTTCCCGTGAACACGGGGCTGGTCATCCACTCCGAGCGCGGCTCCGCATTGGGCCGCATCGCCTCAGATGGATCGGCGAAGCTCGTGAACGGAGACCGTGAAGTCTTCGGTCTTCGAGGGCGCTCGGCCGAGCAGCGCATCGCCATCGATCTGCTTCTCGATCCAAGCGTTGGAATCGTGTCGCTGGGAGGGCGAGCCGGAACGGGGAAGTCCGCGCTGGCTCTCTGCGCCGGTCTCGAAGCAGTGCTCGAGCGTCAGATGCACCGCAAGATCATGGTCTTCCGCCCGCTGTACGCTGTCGGCGGCCAGGAACTCGGGTACCTCCCGGGAGACCAGGGCGACAAGATGAACCCCTGGGGACAAGCCGTGTACGACACGCTCGGGTCGGTCGTGTCGCAGAACGTCGTCGATGAGGTGATCGAGCGGGGCCTGATCGAAGTGCTTCCGCTTACGCACATCCGCGGGCGTTCGCTGCACGACGCGTTCGTCATCGTCGACGAGGCTCAGTCTCTCGAGCGGAACGTTCTGCTCACCGTGCTCTCGCGTATCGGACAGAACTCCCGCGTGGTGCTGACGCACGATGTGGCCCAACGTGACAACCTTCGCGTCGGAAGGCACGACGGTGTCGCGTCGGTGATCGAGACGCTCAAGGGCCAGTCGCTCTTCGGACACGTGACCCTCACGCGTTCCGAGCGCAGTGCCATCGCCGCACTCGTGACAGAGCTGCTCGAGGGTACGGAGATCGCTTGA
- the mca gene encoding mycothiol conjugate amidase Mca: MTYRLLTVHAHPDDESSKGSATLAYYRSRGVETMVVSCTGGEGGDLLNPELADVAMIERDMAGHRRREMAEARDVLDTQHRWLGYHDSGMANDDGSLPARSFAEIPLHISAGVLVRVIREFRPHVMITYDENGGYPHPDHIRCHEVSVEAFEAAADPARYPDAGEPWSVSKLYYDHIFNFARVKANYDMLLATTPDDPLTERLAEMLSWREERNGTDDRTTTHIPAGDFFETRDAALRAHASQVPGDSPFFFWSNDLQRKAWPYEDFELARTRLSTPEDEHDFFAGIEDDR; this comes from the coding sequence GTGACGTATCGTCTCCTCACGGTCCACGCGCATCCGGATGACGAATCTTCAAAAGGATCGGCGACGCTCGCCTACTATCGCTCGCGCGGCGTCGAGACCATGGTCGTCAGCTGCACAGGCGGCGAAGGCGGGGATCTGCTCAACCCGGAGCTCGCCGACGTCGCGATGATCGAGCGTGACATGGCCGGGCATCGCCGGCGCGAGATGGCAGAGGCGCGCGACGTTCTCGACACGCAGCACCGCTGGCTCGGCTACCACGACTCCGGAATGGCGAACGACGACGGCTCGCTGCCCGCACGATCATTCGCCGAGATTCCGCTGCACATCTCGGCCGGTGTTCTCGTGCGCGTGATCCGCGAATTCCGCCCGCACGTGATGATCACGTATGACGAGAACGGCGGGTACCCGCATCCCGATCACATTCGCTGCCACGAGGTCTCGGTCGAGGCGTTCGAGGCCGCTGCGGACCCCGCACGGTACCCGGATGCCGGCGAGCCATGGTCTGTGTCGAAGCTGTACTACGACCACATCTTCAATTTCGCTCGCGTCAAGGCGAACTACGACATGCTGCTCGCGACGACCCCCGACGACCCGCTCACGGAGCGCCTGGCCGAAATGCTGAGCTGGCGCGAAGAGCGCAACGGAACCGACGACCGCACGACCACGCACATTCCCGCCGGAGATTTCTTTGAGACACGGGATGCCGCGTTGCGCGCCCACGCTTCACAGGTGCCGGGCGACAGCCCGTTCTTCTTCTGGTCGAACGATCTGCAGCGCAAGGCGTGGCCGTACGAAGACTTCGAGCTGGCTCGGACGCGACTGAGCACGCCCGAAGACGAACACGACTTCTTCGCGGGAATCGAGGACGACCGATGA
- a CDS encoding class II fumarate hydratase, giving the protein MADTEYRIEHDTMGEVRVPINALYSAQTQRAVQNFPISGSGLESAQISALARIKKSAALANKQLGVLDGDIADAIASAADEVISGAHDDQFPVDTYQTGSGTSSNMNMNEVLATLATQRLGSPVHPNDHVNCSQSSNDVFPTSVHIAVTGALIDDLVPALDHLAVALEAKAELWKDAVKSGRTHLMDATPVTLGQEFGGYARQIRLGIERVRASLTRVAEVPLGGTATGTGINTPKGFPQLVISLLQDETELPITEAEDHFEAQANRDGLVEASGALRSIAVSLTKICNDLRWMGSGPNTGLGELHIPDLQPGSSIMPGKVNPVIPEAVLMVAARVVGNDATIAWGGASGSFELNVQIPVMGTALLESIRLLSNASRVLADKTIDDLEANVERAAELAGMSPSTVTPLNKIIGYEAGSKIAKHSVAKNITVREAVIELGYVERGEITEEQLDAALDLLSMTHPN; this is encoded by the coding sequence GTGGCTGACACCGAGTACCGCATCGAGCACGACACGATGGGCGAGGTGCGTGTGCCCATCAACGCTCTCTACAGCGCGCAGACGCAGCGTGCCGTGCAGAACTTCCCCATCTCAGGCTCGGGGCTCGAGTCTGCGCAGATTTCGGCCTTGGCGCGCATCAAGAAATCGGCGGCGCTCGCGAACAAGCAGCTGGGCGTGCTCGACGGTGACATTGCCGATGCCATTGCCTCAGCTGCCGATGAGGTGATCTCCGGCGCGCACGACGACCAGTTCCCCGTTGACACCTACCAGACCGGCTCAGGAACGTCGTCGAACATGAACATGAACGAGGTTCTCGCGACCCTCGCCACGCAGCGCCTCGGCAGTCCCGTTCACCCGAACGACCACGTCAACTGCTCGCAGTCGTCGAACGATGTGTTCCCGACATCAGTGCATATCGCCGTCACCGGAGCCCTCATCGACGATCTCGTTCCCGCGCTTGACCACCTCGCCGTGGCGCTCGAGGCAAAAGCCGAGCTGTGGAAAGATGCCGTGAAGTCCGGGCGCACCCACCTCATGGACGCGACGCCCGTGACGCTCGGTCAGGAGTTCGGCGGATACGCCCGCCAGATTCGTCTGGGCATCGAGCGCGTCCGCGCGTCACTCACGCGTGTGGCCGAGGTTCCTCTCGGCGGCACCGCGACCGGCACGGGAATCAACACGCCGAAGGGCTTTCCGCAGCTCGTCATCTCACTGCTGCAAGACGAGACCGAGCTTCCCATCACCGAGGCAGAGGACCACTTCGAGGCGCAGGCCAACCGCGACGGGCTCGTCGAGGCATCGGGAGCACTGCGCTCCATCGCGGTGAGCCTCACCAAGATCTGCAACGATCTTCGGTGGATGGGATCGGGGCCGAACACCGGTCTCGGCGAGCTGCACATCCCCGACCTGCAGCCGGGATCCTCGATCATGCCCGGCAAAGTGAACCCCGTCATTCCCGAGGCGGTTCTCATGGTGGCGGCGCGTGTTGTCGGCAATGACGCGACGATCGCGTGGGGCGGAGCATCCGGCTCCTTTGAGCTCAACGTGCAGATTCCCGTCATGGGAACCGCACTGCTCGAATCGATCCGCCTGCTGTCGAACGCGTCGCGCGTTCTCGCCGACAAGACGATCGACGACCTCGAGGCGAACGTTGAGCGCGCGGCAGAGCTCGCGGGAATGTCACCGTCGACGGTGACCCCGCTCAACAAGATCATCGGCTACGAAGCCGGATCGAAGATCGCCAAGCACTCGGTCGCCAAGAACATCACGGTGCGCGAAGCCGTGATCGAGCTCGGGTATGTCGAGCGCGGCGAGATCACCGAGGAGCAGCTGGATGCTGCGCTCGATCTGCTCTCCATGACTCACCCGAACTGA
- a CDS encoding aldo/keto reductase: MEQRILGRTGRSVSAVGLGTWQLGGDWGDVSEDDALAVLDASVEAGVTFFDTADVYGDGRSESIIGRFRAARPDVPLTIATKMGRRVDQIPENYVLENFRAWTDRSRRNLGMETLDLVQLHCPPTAVFHSDEVFDALDTLVDDGAIASYGVSVEQCDQALAAIARSGTATVQIILNAFRLKPLDEVLPAAAEAGVGVIARVPLASGLLTARYGEGTTFAANDHRSFNRAGDAFDVGETFSGIDFAEGVEAAQDLAAHAPASLTPAQAAIAWVAQQPGVTTVIPGARSVAQARSNAAAGDAGPLPDSYSRLVREIYDARFRELVHGRW, translated from the coding sequence ATGGAACAACGAATCTTGGGGAGAACGGGCCGTTCCGTGTCGGCGGTGGGGCTGGGAACCTGGCAGCTGGGCGGCGACTGGGGAGACGTCTCCGAAGATGACGCCCTCGCTGTGCTCGACGCCTCGGTTGAGGCGGGTGTGACGTTCTTCGACACGGCCGACGTCTACGGTGACGGCAGAAGCGAGAGCATCATCGGGCGATTCCGCGCGGCGCGTCCGGACGTGCCGCTGACCATCGCGACAAAGATGGGGCGCAGGGTCGACCAGATTCCCGAGAACTACGTTCTCGAGAACTTTCGCGCATGGACGGATCGCTCGCGACGCAATCTGGGTATGGAAACACTTGATCTCGTGCAGCTGCATTGCCCGCCGACGGCTGTGTTCCACAGCGACGAGGTGTTCGATGCTCTCGACACGCTCGTCGATGACGGAGCCATCGCCAGCTACGGAGTGAGCGTTGAGCAGTGTGACCAGGCGCTCGCCGCGATCGCGCGCTCCGGAACGGCGACGGTGCAGATCATCCTCAACGCCTTCCGGCTCAAGCCGCTCGACGAGGTGCTGCCCGCCGCCGCTGAGGCGGGGGTCGGAGTCATCGCGCGTGTGCCGCTCGCCTCGGGGCTGCTGACCGCTCGATACGGCGAGGGTACGACGTTCGCTGCGAATGACCATCGCTCATTCAACAGGGCCGGAGACGCATTCGACGTGGGAGAGACGTTCTCGGGGATCGACTTCGCCGAGGGAGTCGAAGCAGCACAGGACTTAGCCGCTCACGCACCAGCATCGTTGACTCCAGCGCAGGCGGCGATCGCGTGGGTCGCTCAGCAGCCCGGGGTCACCACCGTGATTCCCGGAGCGCGTTCCGTCGCGCAAGCTCGCTCGAACGCCGCGGCTGGCGACGCCGGCCCTCTGCCCGACAGCTACAGCAGACTCGTGAGGGAGATCTACGACGCGCGCTTCCGCGAACTCGTGCATGGTCGCTGGTGA
- a CDS encoding carbonic anhydrase, translating into MPQTRPGKVWAELEDGNRRFVEGTPLHPHQDTHRRDSLAHEQHPQAVVIGCSDSRVAHEILFDQGLGDLFVVRNAGQVASESAVGSLEYAVGPLNVPLLIVLGHAECGAVAAAVESQKPDAAPLPPAIDSLVQQIVPSVHEAATSAGVAAGDADRAEVGQLHVRRTISRILEQSEMISDAVANNTLGIVGATYNVADGAVAVNTMIGFID; encoded by the coding sequence ATGCCGCAGACGCGACCAGGCAAGGTATGGGCAGAGCTCGAAGATGGCAATCGTCGCTTCGTCGAAGGAACGCCGCTTCACCCTCACCAAGACACGCATCGCCGAGACAGCCTGGCGCACGAACAGCATCCGCAAGCTGTCGTCATCGGCTGCTCTGACTCGCGCGTCGCTCACGAGATCCTCTTCGACCAGGGTCTCGGCGACTTGTTCGTCGTGCGCAATGCGGGCCAGGTCGCGTCGGAATCAGCCGTCGGGTCTCTCGAATACGCTGTCGGCCCGCTCAACGTTCCGCTTCTGATCGTGCTCGGCCATGCAGAGTGCGGCGCTGTCGCCGCCGCCGTCGAATCTCAGAAGCCGGATGCTGCCCCGCTGCCACCCGCGATCGACAGTCTCGTTCAGCAGATCGTCCCGTCCGTGCACGAAGCCGCGACGTCCGCGGGAGTCGCGGCAGGTGACGCAGACCGAGCAGAGGTCGGGCAGCTGCACGTCCGGCGCACGATCTCACGAATTCTGGAGCAGTCCGAGATGATCAGCGACGCTGTTGCGAACAACACGCTGGGCATCGTCGGAGCGACCTACAATGTCGCCGATGGAGCTGTCGCCGTCAACACCATGATCGGCTTCATCGACTGA
- a CDS encoding exodeoxyribonuclease VII small subunit: MSSSPDVSSLSYEEARDELVRVVTELEQGASTLEQSLALWERGEALAGRCEEWLLGAKKRLEAARVAQAEATDGE, encoded by the coding sequence ATGTCTTCTTCCCCCGACGTGTCGTCACTGAGCTATGAGGAAGCCCGCGACGAGCTTGTGCGCGTGGTCACAGAGCTTGAGCAGGGCGCGTCGACACTCGAGCAGTCGCTGGCCCTGTGGGAGCGCGGCGAAGCCCTTGCCGGGCGATGCGAAGAGTGGCTGCTGGGCGCGAAGAAGCGTCTCGAAGCAGCGCGTGTCGCCCAAGCTGAGGCGACGGACGGCGAATGA
- a CDS encoding SDR family oxidoreductase, whose protein sequence is MMNISDQVALVTGANRGIGREFVRELKRRGVARVYATARNPRAVDIAGVEVLHLDLLDHDSIARAAEEASDVTLLINNAGVQAGGTLVGSDLAELRSELDTHLFGTLDVIRSFAPVLAANGGGAITTVLSALSWFSFPGAAPYAVAKAAEWNMVNGVRLELAEHGTLVQGVHLGAADTDISAGYDGPKIHPAEVARATLDGLEARRVEVVVDDWSRTVKDALAHDPALFYAGAFQTV, encoded by the coding sequence ATGATGAATATCTCTGACCAGGTTGCACTCGTCACTGGGGCGAACCGTGGAATCGGCCGCGAGTTCGTGCGTGAGCTGAAACGGCGGGGAGTCGCCCGGGTTTACGCGACCGCGCGGAATCCACGCGCCGTCGACATCGCTGGCGTCGAGGTGCTGCACCTCGATCTGCTCGATCACGACAGCATCGCGCGGGCCGCAGAGGAGGCGAGCGATGTGACGCTGCTGATCAACAACGCCGGGGTTCAAGCGGGAGGGACGCTCGTCGGGTCGGATCTCGCCGAGCTGCGCAGCGAACTCGACACGCACCTGTTCGGGACGCTCGACGTGATCAGAAGCTTTGCTCCCGTGCTCGCGGCGAACGGAGGCGGTGCGATCACGACCGTTCTTTCGGCTCTCTCGTGGTTCTCCTTCCCGGGCGCGGCTCCGTACGCGGTAGCCAAGGCGGCCGAGTGGAACATGGTGAACGGTGTTCGGCTTGAGCTGGCCGAGCACGGCACTCTCGTGCAAGGCGTGCACCTCGGCGCCGCAGACACCGACATCTCGGCCGGGTACGACGGACCGAAGATCCACCCGGCAGAGGTGGCCCGAGCAACGCTAGACGGCCTCGAGGCCCGCCGGGTCGAGGTCGTCGTCGACGACTGGAGCCGCACGGTCAAGGACGCGCTTGCGCACGATCCGGCGCTGTTCTACGCGGGAGCGTTCCAGACGGTGTGA
- a CDS encoding DUF4245 domain-containing protein, with protein MSPQQKPPRVVAELGRPETPEETAARKAEDSRKYRSRKTVSNLVYSLLATLGLVLVIVLIVPRSDTSLLPDVDYHAAAADAQEVRDEVILDPELPDDWTSNGAKLSIVDDPAISDWYIGLITPDEQFIGIRQGFDANATWQSQQLDDSLADSTITIDGVTWTVYDNRDGQSSSDNGNIEYALATEAGTSTILIFGTAETSDFRTVAEAVAGQVKANAEQVKGNS; from the coding sequence ATGAGTCCGCAGCAGAAGCCGCCGCGCGTCGTGGCGGAGCTTGGCAGGCCCGAGACGCCCGAGGAGACAGCGGCGCGAAAGGCCGAGGACTCGCGCAAGTACCGGTCGCGCAAGACCGTCAGCAACCTGGTGTACTCCCTGCTGGCGACCCTCGGTCTCGTTCTCGTGATCGTGCTGATCGTTCCTCGCTCTGACACGTCTCTGCTGCCCGACGTCGACTACCACGCCGCCGCAGCTGACGCGCAGGAGGTGCGTGACGAGGTCATCCTCGACCCCGAGCTGCCCGACGACTGGACGAGCAACGGCGCAAAGCTCAGCATCGTCGACGATCCCGCGATCTCTGACTGGTACATCGGCCTGATCACGCCCGATGAGCAGTTCATCGGCATCCGACAGGGCTTCGATGCCAATGCCACGTGGCAGTCGCAGCAGCTCGACGATTCTCTCGCCGACTCCACCATCACGATCGACGGCGTCACCTGGACGGTGTACGACAATCGTGACGGCCAGAGCTCGAGCGACAACGGCAACATCGAATACGCCCTCGCGACAGAAGCGGGAACGAGCACAATACTCATCTTCGGCACCGCCGAGACGTCTGACTTCCGCACCGTCGCAGAAGCCGTCGCCGGTCAGGTCAAAGCCAATGCAGAACAGGTGAAAGGAAACAGCTGA
- a CDS encoding prepilin peptidase has protein sequence MTEGGTAQATRSVGRWLPMAATLVTTGLVLSLAAGWSWLLLGLGAVAVVTWPLIDADIAEHRLPNALVLPCYPIALVSVLAHAMASGSSPVFAIVIAAASIAAFGLMHVLGGMGMGDVKLVGVLGLLLGALGATGVIVGVAAAFLFGAVAGAWAMATQQRAASHRIPFGPFLLVGFWFGVLASIVRAA, from the coding sequence ATGACCGAGGGCGGCACGGCGCAGGCGACGAGATCCGTCGGCCGGTGGCTGCCGATGGCCGCGACGCTCGTCACGACCGGCCTCGTTCTGTCGCTGGCTGCGGGCTGGAGTTGGCTCCTCCTCGGATTGGGCGCGGTCGCCGTCGTCACCTGGCCACTCATCGACGCGGACATCGCGGAGCACCGCCTGCCCAACGCTCTCGTGCTTCCGTGCTATCCGATCGCTCTGGTCAGCGTGCTCGCGCACGCGATGGCCAGCGGGAGCTCACCTGTCTTCGCCATCGTCATCGCCGCCGCGTCGATTGCGGCGTTCGGGCTCATGCACGTTCTCGGCGGTATGGGCATGGGCGACGTCAAGCTCGTCGGAGTCCTTGGCCTTCTTCTCGGTGCGCTCGGCGCCACTGGGGTCATCGTCGGAGTCGCGGCTGCATTTCTCTTCGGCGCCGTCGCGGGCGCGTGGGCAATGGCGACGCAGCAGAGGGCCGCAAGCCATCGCATTCCCTTCGGACCGTTCCTGCTCGTCGGCTTCTGGTTCGGCGTGCTCGCATCCATCGTCCGTGCTGCCTGA
- the trhA gene encoding PAQR family membrane homeostasis protein TrhA, whose product MTRRTPPESPDTAAYDLPNIPLLEDAAEHPVEPKPLWRGWIHAGTFPVALAAGIVLIVLAQGAAAKWAAAVFMTTSLLLFGISALYHRIPWRPKTRMLFRRLDHANIFLLIAGTYTPIAAVALPPSKGMLLLVIVWTGALLGIGFRVFWTGAPRWLYVPLYVALGWAAVAYIVDIANANLATMVLVIVGGLLYTAGAVVYGIKRPNPWPGRFGFHEIFHVCTVLAFLCHWTGILLISLDPIYP is encoded by the coding sequence ATGACGCGTCGCACTCCCCCCGAGTCGCCCGACACCGCGGCCTACGACCTGCCCAACATCCCGCTGCTCGAGGATGCCGCGGAGCATCCCGTGGAGCCGAAGCCGCTGTGGCGCGGCTGGATTCACGCGGGCACGTTCCCCGTCGCCCTCGCGGCGGGAATCGTGCTCATCGTTCTGGCCCAGGGTGCCGCGGCGAAGTGGGCGGCGGCCGTCTTCATGACGACGTCGCTTCTGCTCTTCGGCATCTCGGCCCTCTACCACCGCATTCCGTGGCGGCCGAAGACGCGCATGCTCTTTCGCCGTCTCGATCACGCGAACATCTTTCTGCTGATCGCCGGCACGTACACCCCGATCGCCGCTGTCGCCCTTCCGCCGTCAAAGGGGATGCTGCTGCTCGTGATCGTGTGGACTGGCGCACTTCTCGGCATCGGCTTTCGCGTCTTCTGGACGGGCGCGCCACGCTGGCTCTACGTTCCGCTCTACGTCGCGCTGGGCTGGGCCGCGGTGGCGTACATCGTCGACATCGCGAACGCGAACCTCGCGACGATGGTGCTCGTGATCGTCGGCGGCCTTCTCTACACGGCGGGGGCGGTCGTGTACGGCATCAAGCGCCCCAACCCCTGGCCCGGCCGCTTCGGCTTCCACGAGATCTTCCACGTCTGCACGGTGCTCGCGTTCCTCTGCCACTGGACGGGCATTCTGCTGATCTCGCTTGACCCGATCTACCCCTGA
- a CDS encoding aminotransferase class V-fold PLP-dependent enzyme, producing MTLEQFRETFLEEPGYLNYASIGPVSATVRAELRAEYDALSRMRFGAGDRTQTHDDRLADAVSAMTGHPAANIIAQPNTSTALLRVMFALDGHVVMSRNEFPSLPVAAVRAQTALDRLSITWIDGDDVRVAPEILTRALNDEVTAVAVSLVDARTGHRADLGAIREVIGDRILIVDAIQGAGVVDAAYEAADVVATGGQKWLRAGWGTGFLSFSDRALERLDPVISGYTGTPEYEPWGHVPQPASGEALAFTTSGPDYVAEARLAAAIEEVNDVGIDQIEDAVLDRVGEVIEMLDSVDLPVVSPRSGAEQSGIVVVRPDEGRLAALGAALHNTGLTTTSRQGAVRFSIHAGTGDPTLRMLKQALLVYRSSYDT from the coding sequence GTGACGCTTGAGCAGTTTCGCGAGACGTTTCTCGAAGAGCCGGGATATCTCAACTACGCCTCCATCGGCCCGGTTTCCGCGACCGTTCGCGCCGAGCTGAGGGCCGAATACGACGCCCTTTCGCGCATGCGGTTCGGAGCAGGCGACCGAACGCAGACCCACGATGATCGATTGGCGGATGCTGTCAGCGCGATGACCGGCCACCCCGCCGCGAACATCATCGCTCAGCCCAACACGAGCACCGCGCTTCTGCGCGTCATGTTCGCGCTGGACGGACACGTCGTCATGTCGCGGAACGAGTTTCCGAGCCTCCCGGTTGCCGCCGTGCGGGCGCAGACCGCGCTCGACCGGCTCTCGATCACGTGGATCGACGGTGACGACGTGCGCGTCGCCCCCGAGATCCTCACTCGAGCGCTGAACGACGAGGTCACCGCCGTCGCGGTCTCGCTCGTCGACGCGCGTACGGGACACCGCGCCGACCTCGGCGCGATTCGAGAGGTGATCGGCGACCGGATTCTCATTGTCGATGCGATTCAGGGCGCAGGGGTCGTCGACGCCGCCTATGAGGCGGCAGATGTCGTCGCGACCGGCGGTCAGAAATGGCTGCGCGCCGGGTGGGGAACCGGGTTTCTCTCGTTCAGCGATCGCGCGCTCGAACGCCTTGACCCGGTCATCTCCGGCTACACGGGAACGCCAGAATATGAGCCGTGGGGGCATGTGCCGCAGCCCGCGAGCGGCGAAGCACTCGCGTTCACGACGTCGGGGCCCGACTACGTTGCCGAGGCTCGGCTTGCCGCGGCGATCGAGGAAGTGAATGACGTCGGAATCGACCAGATCGAAGACGCGGTGCTCGATCGCGTGGGCGAGGTCATTGAGATGCTCGACTCCGTCGACCTGCCGGTCGTGTCGCCTCGCTCGGGAGCCGAGCAGTCGGGAATCGTCGTCGTGAGGCCCGATGAGGGAAGGCTCGCCGCACTGGGGGCCGCCTTGCACAACACGGGATTGACCACGACGTCTCGCCAGGGCGCCGTGCGCTTCAGCATCCACGCGGGCACAGGTGACCCAACTCTTCGGATGCTGAAGCAGGCTCTGCTCGTGTACCGCTCCTCGTACGACACGTGA
- a CDS encoding MerR family transcriptional regulator, which produces MHDVNIGELAARTGTSARSLRYYEQRGMLEAERTLGGWRDYPESAVDRVTLIRTLLEAGVPTQTIVEIIPCEHLGQPTTEMIDLLETERDRLDANVSDLVRARNRLTAMIQAAQSSRGELTV; this is translated from the coding sequence GTGCACGACGTGAATATCGGCGAGCTTGCAGCGAGAACCGGCACGAGCGCGCGCTCGCTGCGCTATTACGAGCAGCGCGGCATGCTGGAGGCTGAGCGGACGCTCGGCGGCTGGCGGGACTACCCCGAGAGCGCTGTCGACCGCGTCACACTGATTCGCACGCTCCTCGAGGCCGGTGTGCCGACGCAGACGATCGTTGAGATCATTCCGTGCGAGCACCTGGGGCAGCCGACGACGGAGATGATCGATCTGCTCGAGACTGAGCGCGATCGCCTTGATGCGAACGTCAGCGATCTTGTACGAGCGCGGAACCGTCTGACAGCGATGATTCAGGCAGCGCAATCATCGCGCGGGGAACTCACTGTCTGA